From Triticum urartu cultivar G1812 chromosome 2, Tu2.1, whole genome shotgun sequence, a single genomic window includes:
- the LOC125541288 gene encoding vegetative cell wall protein gp1-like, with translation MASGIASMSSSLAVLLLGVLLLSRGGVGNAARHLAEAEYPPVPPNVPAPLPKPDVPPPLPAPEVLPKPGLPPLPTPEEQPKPDLPPLPTPDVLPTPPLPAPDMLPKPQVPTPDEQPKPELPPLPKPEVPPTVPEVPKPDVEPKPELPPVPKGDLPPKPELPPPLPTGEIPPKPVSPPLPTGELPPKPEPELLPKTDEPPKPELPPLPTGELPPKPDVELPPKAEEPPKPELPPFPTGDLPPKPDVELPPKPDLPPLPTGELPPTAQPPLPNPAEPKP, from the coding sequence ATGGCTTCCGGGATCGCCAGCATGTcgtcgtctcttgcggtgctccTCCTCGGCGTGCTGCTGCTCTCCCGCGGCGGCGTCGGCAACGCGGCGCGGCACCTGGCGGAGGCCGAGTACCCACCGGTGCCGCCTAATGTCCCGGCGCCTCTGCCCAAGCCAGACGTGCCGCCGCCGTTGCCCGCACCGGAGGTGCTGCCGAAGCCGGGGCTGCCACCGCTGCCCACACCTGAGGAGCAGCCCAAGCCAGACCTGCCGCCGTTGCCCACACCGGACGTGTTGCCAACGCCGCCGTTGCCCGCACCAGACATGCTGCCGAAGCCGCAGGTGCCCACGCCTGACGAGCAGCCCAAGCCGGAGCTGCCGCCGTTGCCCAAACCCGAGGTGCCACCGACGGTGCCGGAGGTGCCCAAACCTGACGTGGAACCGAAGCCAGAGCTGCCACCCGTGCCCAAGGGTGACCTTCCACCGAAGCCGGAGCTGCCGCCGCCGTTGCCAACAGGTGAGATCCCACCAAAGCCGGTTTCGCCGCCTCTTCCTACAGGCGAGCTtccgcccaagccggagcccgagctgCTGCCCAAGACAGACGAGCCACCGAAGCCAGAGCTGCCGCCACTTCCGACCGGTGAGCTTCCACCGAAGCCGGACGTCGAGCTGCCACCCAAGGCAGAGGAGCCCCCGAAGCCGGAGCTGCCGCCATTTCCGACCGGTGACCTTCCACCAAAGCCGGACGTCGAGCTGCCACCGAAGccagacctgccgccgctccctACCGGTGAGCTTCCACCGACGGCGCAGCCGCCGCTGCCGAATCCCGCGGAACCAAAACCATGA